The genomic window TTCGCCGATGGTGTGGCGGTGCGCTCGGTGGTACCCGAGGCTCTCGCGATCTACGGTAAAGGCGCCAGGCGGGTGATCGCCGTCAGTGACGACGAAATTGCCCATGCAATGCGCCTCTATTTCAGCTGCACCCACAATGTCAGTGAGGGCGCGGGAGCAGCCCCACTGGCGGCAGCCATTCAGGAACAGGAAATCAACCGCGGGGAAAAAGTCGCTGTCATTCTTTGTGGGGGCAACGTGGACACGTCGGTGTTTTGCGAGGTTTTAGCCGGAAAAACGCCACGGATTTAGGCGCTTTTCTGAGACAACCCGGCCCGACACAGCGGGCTCGAGCGGTAGCGGAGGAAACCCTCCTAGGCGACGATAAGACCGGCGGCGTCGGCAGCAGACAAACCCAGCGCGGACACGACCATATTGAAGAACTCGGCCTCGCGGGAGGAAATACTGTCATCGGCATGCATCACGGCCACGAGACCCCGGAGGATTGCCCGACGCTGTTCCATGTTCAGCTTCGGCGCGGCATTGACCAGACACTTTTGCAGGGGCGTTGTCTCGTAGATCTTTGACAGTGCTGCGGTGCGCACCTCGCTGTCTGACAAATCCGTACCCAGTTCTTCCTTGATCACCGATTGCACCGTGGCGATTTCCGCCGGGTGTGTATAAGCATCGGCGTCCGTGGCGCGAGACAGCACCAGCACAAACAGCTCACGGAACAGATCAGAATCCGCTGTTTGCGGAGACTCACCAAAAAGCTGTCTTACCTTATTAAAATCTACCAGTGCCATAAATCCTATCTCCCTGTCCGAGGCTGGCCGACGCACGATCATACTGACTTTTACCCAGCGAGAATACCGCTGGGCTGGCAATCTTGCCAGCGACCAGCCGTTTATTTCACACCCTGGCGGTCGTCATCACTCAGGAGGTAAGCCAAATGCGCCGACCCTGCGTATCTCTCCCGTGAATATTGCTGCCTCTGACGGTCCCGGGAGCGCCCCCGTCAGCGGTATAATGGACGTCTACTTTTGCGAAAATCGTCATGAAAAAGAACCTTTTCATCGCAACGCTAATTGGCGTTGGTTTAATGCTGTGGCTGGCGTCGGGCATGTTCGCGCCAGGACCGGAACCCACCCTGGATACCAAGACGGCGCCGCTGGCTGACCGGGAACAGGCGCTGCCGCGGGTGCGCACGCGGCAATTCAATGCCGAGCAGCGAACCCTGACACGGATTCTACGCGGAAAAACGGCCAGCAAGCGGAGCGCCACGGTCAGCGCAGAAACGGCCGGTCGCGTCATTGCCAGGCCCGTGGAGCGCGGCGATCGCGTTGAGGCCGGCACCCTCCTTTGCGAACTCGCAATCGATGATCGCGAGGCCGCGGTAGCAGAAGCGGAGGCAGCGCTATCCCAGGCCGAGCTGGAGTATCGCGGCGCGCTGGAGCTTCAGGACAAAAATCTCCTCTCCAAAATCCGTATCGCGCAGGTCGCGGCGGAACTTGAATCGGCGCGCGCGGGTCTTGCTCGACAACAACTCAATCTTGCCCGAACCCGGATTACCGCCCCCTTCGATGGCGTTATCGAAACCCTGCATATCGATGTGGGCGACCTCGCCAGCATCGGCGAACCCTGCGCCACCCTCATCGATCTGGACCCGCTGCTCATCGAGGCCAATGTCTCCGAGCAGGATATTAACTACGTCGGCCTCGGCAGCCCCGTCACCGCCCGCACCAGCACCGACGAAAAGCTCCTTGGCGAAGTCACCTTTGTAGGCAGCGTCTCCGATGCCGCCACACGTACCTACCCCGTGGAGATCACGGTGCCCAACCCCGACTATAGACTCCGGGCCGGCCTCACAACCGTAGCCAGCGTAGAGACCGAAACAGTATTGGCTCACCGCGTGTCGCCGGCGCTGTTCACCCTCAACGACGCCGGGGTGATCGGCCTGCGCGCCGTCAACCGCGACAGCCGCGTTGTCTTCCACCCCGTCACCATCGTTGAGGACGCCGCCGATGGTGCCTGGGTAACCGGCCTGCCCGGAGTAGTCCGTCTCATCACCGTGGGTCACGAGTTTGTCTCCGCAGGCCAGGAAGTAGAAACCGTGGACGAGAGTCTCGCCCCGGCGACGGCCAGTCTCCTATGAGTGGGTACATCGACAAGGCCATCGACAGGTCGCGAAGCACCCTGATGCTCATGGGTGTTTTGGTACTGGCGGGACTGATTTCGCGGTCAGCGCTGCCCATCGCCAATGATCCGCACATCGTCCTCCCCTATTTTTACATCGGCATTCCCCACGAGGGCATTTCTCCCGAGGACTCCGAGCGACTCCTCATCCAGCCCATGGAAATCGAGCTCCGCAAAATTGAGGGACTGAAGGAAATCAGCGCCACCGCCTCCGAAGGCTATGCCACCTTGTTTGTGGAGTTCGAACCCAGCGTGGATCTGAACGTCGCCCTCACGGATGTGCGTGAAGCCGTGGACCGGGGTAAGTCAGAGATACCCACCACCGCCGAAGAGCCGGTCGTGCGGGAACTCGATGTGGATGATTTTCCGCTGATCCAGATCAACCTGCTCAGTCGCGGCGCCAGCGAACGTCAGATCTACGAAACGGCGCTGAGCCTCCGGGATGACATTGAGTCCATCCCCTCGGTGCTCACCGCCGAGATTCGCGGTGACCGCGAAGAAGTCCTCGAGGTGATTATCGATCCCCAGGCCCTGGAGGCCTATCAGATCTCCAGCGAGTCTCTGGTGAGTATCCTGCAAAGAAACAACCGCCTGATACCTGCGGGGAGCGTCGACACGGGCAATGGGCGCTTTTCTGTAAAAGTACCCTCCGTCGTGGAGTCCGCCAGCGACATCATGGACCTGCCCGTGCAGGTCAGCGGAGACTCCGTGGTTACGCTGTCGGACGTCGCCAGCATCCGCCGGACTTTCAAGGACCGCACCAGTCATGCGCGCTTCAACGGTGTGGAAACCATGACCGTAGAGGTGAAAAAGCGCGTTGATGCCAATGTCATCGATACCTCTGAAGCCGTACTCAAGGTCGTTGAAGAGGCGACCGCCGGACTGCCCTCCACCATCCTGGTGGTCCCCTCCCAGAACACCGCGGACTTTGCACGCACGCAGGTCACGGAGCTCCAGGGCAATATCATGACGGCCCTCGCCCTGGTCATGGTGATCGTCGTCGCCGCCATGGGTTTTCGCAGCGGCGTCATCGTGGGCCTGGGAATCCCCTTTTCCCTGCTGTTTTCCATCATCATCATTTACCAGCTGGGCTACACCTTCAACTTCATGGTGATGTTCGGCATGTTGTTGGGACTGGGCATGCTCATTGATGGCGCCATCGTGGTGACGGAGTACGCAGATCGCAAGATGAGCGAAGGCCTCGATCACAAGGAAGCGTACTCCGAGGCCGTCAAACGCATGTTCTGGCCCGTGACCGCATCAACGGCGACTACCCTCGCCGCATTTTTGCCCCTGATCTTCTGGCCCGGCATCTCCGGGCAATTCATGCGCTATCTCCCCGTGACCGTGTTTACGGTGCTCAGCGGCTCCCTGGTCTATGCCCTGCTCTTCGGCCCCGTGCTGGGATCGATTTTTGGTAAGCCCACGGTCCACAGCGCCGCGGAACAGGCCACCATGGAGGAGCTGGATCACGGCGACCCCACCCAGCTTAAAACCATTACCGGCGCCTATGCCCGAATGATGGCCTGGATTACGGGACACCCTCTGACAACGGTAGGCACGATTTTTACGCTGCTGTTCTGTGTGTTCTGGGCCTATGGCAAATACGGTGCGGGGATGGTGTTCTTCAACGACTCCGATCCCCAGTTCATCTCCATGTCTGTCAGCGGGCGGGGCAACTTTTCTGAGGCGGAGGTCAACAAGCTGGTCTTGGAGGTGGAGCGCGAGGTATTGCAGGTCCCGGACATCCGCTCCGTCAACACCCGCACCATTCTGCCCGGCAGCGGCGGCGGTGGCGGTCGCAGCGGTGGCGCTGTGAACGATCGCATCGGCAGCATTTTTCTGGAGCTTGTGCCCGAGTGGGATCGCGATCGGGATGGCTTTGCTGTCATTCGAGAATTGCGGGAGAGAACCCGGGACTTTGCGGGTATCAATGTCGAAGTGAGCGCGATGGAACAGGGCCCGCCCGTGGGCAAGCCCATACAGATTCAGCTTCGATCGCGACACCGGGATCTCCTCGAACCGGCCATGCTGCGCATTCGCCAGCATCTCGACTCCCTGCCGGAGCTTATCGACATCGATGACACCCGGGCCCTGCCCTCCATCGAGTGGCGCATGCAGGTAGACCGTGCCCAGGCGGCACTCTACGGTGCGGATGTACAGTCCGCGGGCGTTGCCCTGCAGCTGGTGACCAATGGCGTCAAAGTCGCCGAGTACCGCCCCGACGGCGCCGATGATGCCGTGGATATCCGGGCGCGCTTTCCCATTCAGGATCGCGGCATCCGCGCTATGGACAACCTGCGGGTGAGCACATCCCAGGGACAGATTCCCCTGAGCAACTTTGTGCGCATCCAGCCTGCACCCGGCGTAGACACCTTTCAGCGCATCGATACCTTCCCCGTTGAGCGTATCCGCGCCAATGTCGTGCAGGGCGTTCTGGCGGACACCATGGTCGGAGAAATTCAGGAATGGCTGGAAACCCAGACCTTTGATCCGAGACTCACCATCGAATTTCGCGGTGCGAACGAAGAACAGGCGGATTCCATGGCCTTTGTCCAGGGTGCCTTTCTGCTATCGCTTCTGTTGATGTTCGTGCTGCTGGTTACCCAGTTCAACAGCTTCTATCAGAGCGGGCTGATACTTCTCGCTGTCATCATGTCGACGGCGGGGGTTTTGCTGGGATTAATCATCACCGGTAACCCCTTCAGCGCCATCCTCACCGGCGTCGGTGTGGTCGCCCTGGCGGGCATCGTGGTGAACAACAACATCGTACTCATCGACACCTTTAACGTTGTGCGCAGCGAGAATCCGGAGCTCAGCGTTCAGGACGCCATCGTCCGCGCCGCAGCACAGCGACTGAGGCCTGTCATGCTCACTACCGTGACGACGGTCTTTGGTCTTCTACCCCTGGCTTGCGATCTGTCCATCGACATCGTCAATCGCAGTATCACCGCCGGAGGGCAAATGGCGACCTTCTGGGGCCCCCTGTCCCAGGCCATCGTATTTGGACTGTCCTTCGCAACGGTATTGACTCTGATTGCCACACCCGCCCTGCTGGCCCTCCCCACGG from Congregibacter litoralis KT71 includes these protein-coding regions:
- a CDS encoding TerB family tellurite resistance protein, yielding MALVDFNKVRQLFGESPQTADSDLFRELFVLVLSRATDADAYTHPAEIATVQSVIKEELGTDLSDSEVRTAALSKIYETTPLQKCLVNAAPKLNMEQRRAILRGLVAVMHADDSISSREAEFFNMVVSALGLSAADAAGLIVA
- a CDS encoding efflux RND transporter periplasmic adaptor subunit; amino-acid sequence: MKKNLFIATLIGVGLMLWLASGMFAPGPEPTLDTKTAPLADREQALPRVRTRQFNAEQRTLTRILRGKTASKRSATVSAETAGRVIARPVERGDRVEAGTLLCELAIDDREAAVAEAEAALSQAELEYRGALELQDKNLLSKIRIAQVAAELESARAGLARQQLNLARTRITAPFDGVIETLHIDVGDLASIGEPCATLIDLDPLLIEANVSEQDINYVGLGSPVTARTSTDEKLLGEVTFVGSVSDAATRTYPVEITVPNPDYRLRAGLTTVASVETETVLAHRVSPALFTLNDAGVIGLRAVNRDSRVVFHPVTIVEDAADGAWVTGLPGVVRLITVGHEFVSAGQEVETVDESLAPATASLL
- a CDS encoding efflux RND transporter permease subunit, coding for MSGYIDKAIDRSRSTLMLMGVLVLAGLISRSALPIANDPHIVLPYFYIGIPHEGISPEDSERLLIQPMEIELRKIEGLKEISATASEGYATLFVEFEPSVDLNVALTDVREAVDRGKSEIPTTAEEPVVRELDVDDFPLIQINLLSRGASERQIYETALSLRDDIESIPSVLTAEIRGDREEVLEVIIDPQALEAYQISSESLVSILQRNNRLIPAGSVDTGNGRFSVKVPSVVESASDIMDLPVQVSGDSVVTLSDVASIRRTFKDRTSHARFNGVETMTVEVKKRVDANVIDTSEAVLKVVEEATAGLPSTILVVPSQNTADFARTQVTELQGNIMTALALVMVIVVAAMGFRSGVIVGLGIPFSLLFSIIIIYQLGYTFNFMVMFGMLLGLGMLIDGAIVVTEYADRKMSEGLDHKEAYSEAVKRMFWPVTASTATTLAAFLPLIFWPGISGQFMRYLPVTVFTVLSGSLVYALLFGPVLGSIFGKPTVHSAAEQATMEELDHGDPTQLKTITGAYARMMAWITGHPLTTVGTIFTLLFCVFWAYGKYGAGMVFFNDSDPQFISMSVSGRGNFSEAEVNKLVLEVEREVLQVPDIRSVNTRTILPGSGGGGGRSGGAVNDRIGSIFLELVPEWDRDRDGFAVIRELRERTRDFAGINVEVSAMEQGPPVGKPIQIQLRSRHRDLLEPAMLRIRQHLDSLPELIDIDDTRALPSIEWRMQVDRAQAALYGADVQSAGVALQLVTNGVKVAEYRPDGADDAVDIRARFPIQDRGIRAMDNLRVSTSQGQIPLSNFVRIQPAPGVDTFQRIDTFPVERIRANVVQGVLADTMVGEIQEWLETQTFDPRLTIEFRGANEEQADSMAFVQGAFLLSLLLMFVLLVTQFNSFYQSGLILLAVIMSTAGVLLGLIITGNPFSAILTGVGVVALAGIVVNNNIVLIDTFNVVRSENPELSVQDAIVRAAAQRLRPVMLTTVTTVFGLLPLACDLSIDIVNRSITAGGQMATFWGPLSQAIVFGLSFATVLTLIATPALLALPTDLKNRWAARGSKKAATPKQQDAVTA